From a single Alloactinosynnema sp. L-07 genomic region:
- the mca gene encoding mycothiol conjugate amidase Mca: protein MAEKMRLMAVHAHPDDESSKGAATMAKYVAEGHEVMVVTCTGGERGDILNPAMDRPEVHADIPSVRRAEMAKAAEILGVQHRWLGFVDSGLPEGDPLPPLPDGCFALVPLAESVPPLVEAIRDFKPHVILTYDENGGYPHPDHIRCHEVSVAAFDAAGDPELYPSAGEPWSPLKLYYMHGFSRARLVVMHDALLAAGLESPYGEWIDNWKPENGDISDRITTKIECAEYFEVRDAALLAHATQIDPDSRWFAVPLEIQRSVWPHEDYELVRSLVDSTLPEDDLFAGVAEKVSL from the coding sequence ATGGCCGAGAAGATGCGCCTGATGGCAGTGCACGCCCATCCCGACGACGAGTCGAGCAAGGGCGCCGCCACGATGGCGAAATACGTGGCCGAAGGTCACGAGGTCATGGTCGTCACCTGCACGGGTGGCGAGCGCGGCGACATCCTCAACCCGGCGATGGACCGGCCGGAGGTGCACGCCGACATCCCGTCGGTGCGCCGCGCGGAGATGGCCAAGGCGGCCGAGATCCTCGGGGTCCAGCACCGCTGGCTCGGCTTTGTCGACTCCGGCCTGCCCGAGGGCGACCCGCTGCCGCCGCTGCCCGACGGCTGCTTCGCGCTGGTGCCGCTGGCGGAGTCCGTCCCGCCGCTGGTCGAGGCGATCCGCGACTTCAAGCCGCACGTGATCCTCACCTACGACGAGAACGGCGGCTACCCGCACCCGGACCACATCCGGTGCCACGAGGTCTCCGTCGCGGCCTTCGACGCCGCAGGTGACCCCGAGTTGTACCCGTCGGCCGGTGAGCCGTGGTCGCCGCTGAAGCTGTACTACATGCACGGCTTCTCCCGCGCCCGCCTGGTCGTGATGCACGACGCGCTGCTGGCCGCCGGTCTCGAATCGCCCTACGGCGAGTGGATCGACAACTGGAAGCCCGAGAACGGCGACATCTCCGACCGCATCACCACCAAGATCGAATGCGCCGAGTACTTCGAGGTCCGCGACGCCGCGCTGCTGGCGCACGCGACCCAGATCGACCCGGACAGCCGCTGGTTCGCCGTGCCGCTGGAGATCCAGCGGTCGGTGTGGCCGCATGAGGACTACGAGCTGGTCCGCTCCCTGGTGGACAGCACCCTGCCCGAGGACGACCTGTTCGCGGGCGTCGCGGAGAAGGTGTCCCTGTGA
- a CDS encoding GNAT family N-acetyltransferase yields MLTGDLVRLRPLELDDADTLWRWNEDPEIMRWFDTDFPESLFQFRERFANRARDSWDRLALAIETRGDQRFVGIVQLRDTRHHLGRAELDIYLGEQDVWGKGIGAEAMRLICGFGFAKMRLHAIELSVVAENERARALYRKIGFSEDGRLRDAARHDGQWHDVIIMTLLEGELRV; encoded by the coding sequence GTGCTGACGGGAGACCTGGTGCGGCTGCGGCCCCTCGAGTTGGACGACGCCGACACACTTTGGCGGTGGAACGAGGACCCCGAGATCATGCGGTGGTTCGATACCGACTTCCCGGAGTCGCTGTTCCAGTTCCGGGAGCGCTTCGCCAACCGCGCCCGCGACTCCTGGGACCGGCTCGCCCTGGCCATCGAGACCCGCGGCGACCAGCGGTTCGTCGGGATCGTCCAGCTCCGCGACACCCGCCACCACCTCGGCCGCGCCGAACTCGACATCTACCTCGGCGAGCAGGACGTGTGGGGCAAGGGGATCGGCGCCGAGGCGATGCGGCTGATCTGCGGGTTCGGCTTCGCCAAGATGCGGCTGCACGCCATCGAGCTGTCCGTGGTCGCCGAGAACGAACGCGCCCGCGCGCTCTACCGCAAGATCGGGTTCAGTGAGGACGGCCGCTTGCGCGATGCCGCCCGGCACGACGGGCAGTGGCATGACGTGATCATCATGACGCTGCTCGAAGGCGAACTACGGGTATAG
- a CDS encoding DNA polymerase beta superfamily protein, which translates to MPITVPDLSEVVAAATPPLLFATVSGAHLYGFPSTDSDVDLRGVHLLSVEEVVGLRVGPDTVDRTWTRDGVEIDLVTHDLIKFARLLLKPNGYVLEQLLSPLVVHSSETHRELVNLAPGLLTSRHAHHYQGFARSQWALFESVGEIKPLLCTFRALLTGLHLMRTGTVDACLPNLGGPAYLPDLIAAKREGEHLALPAAAPPRARIEVDLAGLHAELEAARSATVLPEQPTVAERVHDLVVRVRLGHAGARPVDQSGGADERSV; encoded by the coding sequence ATGCCGATCACGGTTCCTGACCTGAGCGAGGTGGTCGCCGCCGCGACCCCGCCACTGCTGTTCGCGACCGTCTCCGGCGCCCACCTCTACGGCTTCCCCTCCACCGACTCCGACGTCGACCTGCGCGGCGTGCACCTGCTCTCGGTCGAGGAGGTCGTGGGCTTGCGGGTGGGCCCGGACACCGTCGACCGCACGTGGACCCGCGACGGCGTGGAGATCGACCTGGTCACCCACGACCTGATCAAGTTCGCCCGCCTGCTGCTGAAGCCCAACGGCTACGTGCTCGAACAACTGCTGTCGCCGCTGGTCGTGCACTCCAGCGAGACGCATCGGGAACTGGTCAACCTGGCACCCGGGCTGCTGACCAGCAGGCATGCCCACCACTACCAGGGTTTCGCGCGCAGCCAGTGGGCGCTGTTCGAGAGCGTCGGCGAGATCAAACCCCTGCTCTGCACCTTCCGCGCGCTTCTCACCGGCCTGCACCTGATGCGCACCGGCACCGTCGATGCCTGCCTGCCCAACCTCGGCGGTCCCGCCTATCTGCCGGACCTGATCGCCGCCAAACGCGAAGGCGAGCACCTCGCCCTGCCCGCCGCTGCTCCCCCGCGAGCGCGGATCGAGGTCGATCTCGCTGGCCTGCACGCGGAACTGGAAGCCGCGCGATCGGCGACCGTCCTTCCCGAACAGCCGACGGTCGCCGAACGCGTTCACGATCTCGTTGTCCGCGTCCGACTTGGTCATGCGGGGGCGCGGCCGGTCGACCAGAGTGGAGGGGCTGACGAAAGGAGCGTGTGA
- a CDS encoding polynucleotide kinase-phosphatase — translation MDLAIPDMALVVLIGASGSGKSTFARTHFKPTQVLSSDFFRGLVSDDENDQSVSAEAFDTLHYVAGKRLRAGLVTVIDATNVQHEPRAALVKLAREHNVLPVAIVLDLPEAVCVRRNAERPDRDFGAHVVKRHRADLRRSLGFLQKEGFRKVHVLRGESEVDAARIVPERLNNDLRDQTGPFDVIGDVHGCRAELEDLLGELGYAVTRDDQGRAVGASHPEGRRVVYVGDLVDRGPDTPGVLRLAMGMVEAGTALAVCGNHEQKLTRALRGRKVTVAHGLAESLAQLGEESDEFRARVERFCDGLISHYRLDGENLVVAHAGLPREYHGRASGRVRSFALYGDTTGETDEFGLPVRYPWAEDYRGRTMVLYGHTPVVEPEWVNGTMCLDTGVVFGGKLTALRYPEREVVSVKAHQVWYEPIRPLAPPDPFGGREPSVLALSDVIGKRVIETGALGQVTVRGEQAAAALEVMSRFAVDPRWLLYLPPTMAPTSTHTSGDLLEHPSEAFADYASRGVGEVLCEEKHMGSRAVVLVTRDGAFDRFGIDGDGVVHTRTGRPFFDDALTLELLTRVRAAVTEAELWAELGTDWLLLDAELLPWSAKASGLILNQYAAVGAAAEAALPAAVDALSSAAGRGVDLGDLLSRQRARSANATDYRAAYRRYCWPTDGLTGVRLAPFQLLAAEGAMFQDRPHAWHLDLAARLHAADPSLFTLTRTIAVDTTDPTSVAAGIDWWTELTAAGGEGMVVKPAANHVPKALPGVKVRGREYLRIIYGPDYTEPSNLSRLRDRKLNHKRSLAMREYALGLEGLARLTRGEPLWRVHECVFAVLALESEPVDPRL, via the coding sequence ATGGACCTCGCGATCCCCGACATGGCGCTCGTAGTGCTTATCGGTGCCTCTGGCTCCGGCAAGTCGACCTTCGCGCGCACGCACTTCAAGCCGACGCAGGTGCTCTCCAGCGACTTCTTCCGCGGCCTGGTCAGCGACGACGAGAACGACCAGTCGGTCTCGGCCGAGGCCTTCGACACGCTGCACTACGTAGCGGGCAAACGCTTGCGCGCCGGTCTGGTGACCGTCATCGACGCGACGAACGTGCAGCACGAGCCGCGGGCGGCGCTGGTGAAGCTGGCGCGGGAGCACAACGTGCTGCCGGTGGCGATCGTGCTGGACCTGCCGGAGGCGGTGTGCGTGCGCCGCAACGCCGAGCGGCCCGACCGCGACTTCGGCGCGCACGTGGTCAAGCGCCACCGCGCCGACCTGCGCCGCTCGCTGGGATTCCTGCAGAAGGAGGGTTTCCGCAAGGTACACGTGCTGCGCGGCGAGTCCGAAGTGGACGCCGCGCGGATAGTGCCGGAGCGGCTGAACAACGACCTGCGCGACCAGACCGGCCCGTTCGACGTCATCGGCGACGTGCACGGCTGCCGAGCCGAGCTGGAGGACCTACTCGGCGAGCTTGGCTACGCCGTCACCCGCGACGACCAGGGCCGCGCGGTCGGCGCGAGCCACCCCGAGGGCCGCCGGGTGGTCTACGTCGGCGACCTGGTCGACCGCGGCCCGGACACCCCTGGCGTGCTGCGGCTGGCCATGGGCATGGTGGAGGCCGGGACCGCGCTCGCGGTGTGCGGCAACCACGAGCAGAAGCTGACCCGCGCGCTGCGGGGCCGCAAAGTCACGGTGGCGCATGGGCTGGCGGAGTCGCTGGCGCAACTGGGCGAGGAGTCCGACGAGTTCCGCGCGCGCGTCGAGCGGTTCTGCGACGGCCTGATCTCGCACTATCGGCTCGACGGCGAGAACCTCGTCGTGGCCCACGCCGGTCTGCCGCGCGAGTACCACGGACGCGCGTCGGGCCGGGTGCGCAGCTTCGCGCTCTACGGGGACACGACCGGCGAGACCGACGAGTTCGGCCTGCCGGTGCGCTACCCGTGGGCCGAGGACTACCGCGGCCGCACGATGGTCCTTTATGGACACACGCCGGTGGTGGAACCCGAGTGGGTCAACGGAACCATGTGCCTGGACACAGGTGTGGTGTTCGGCGGCAAGCTCACAGCGCTTCGGTATCCCGAGCGCGAAGTCGTGTCGGTCAAGGCGCACCAGGTCTGGTACGAGCCGATCCGGCCGCTGGCCCCGCCGGATCCCTTCGGCGGGCGGGAGCCGAGCGTGCTCGCGCTGTCGGACGTCATCGGCAAGCGCGTGATCGAGACGGGCGCGCTGGGCCAGGTGACGGTTCGCGGCGAGCAGGCCGCGGCGGCGCTGGAGGTGATGAGCCGCTTCGCCGTCGACCCGCGCTGGCTGCTGTACCTGCCGCCGACGATGGCGCCGACATCCACCCACACCAGCGGCGACCTGCTGGAACACCCGTCGGAGGCGTTCGCGGACTACGCGAGCCGCGGCGTCGGCGAGGTCCTGTGCGAGGAGAAGCACATGGGCTCGCGCGCGGTTGTCCTGGTGACCCGCGACGGCGCCTTCGACCGCTTCGGCATCGATGGCGACGGCGTCGTGCACACCCGCACGGGCCGCCCGTTCTTCGACGACGCGTTGACCCTCGAGTTGTTGACGCGGGTCCGCGCGGCCGTCACCGAAGCCGAGCTGTGGGCCGAGTTGGGCACGGACTGGCTGCTGCTCGACGCCGAACTGCTGCCGTGGAGCGCCAAGGCGTCGGGCCTGATCCTCAACCAGTACGCCGCCGTGGGCGCCGCCGCCGAGGCCGCCCTGCCCGCCGCCGTCGACGCGCTGTCGTCGGCGGCCGGGCGCGGGGTCGACCTGGGTGACCTGCTGTCGAGGCAGCGGGCGCGCTCGGCGAACGCGACGGACTACCGGGCGGCCTACCGGCGCTACTGCTGGCCGACCGACGGCCTGACCGGCGTCCGCCTGGCCCCGTTCCAACTGCTGGCCGCAGAGGGCGCGATGTTCCAGGACCGCCCGCACGCCTGGCACCTGGACCTCGCGGCCCGCCTGCACGCGGCGGACCCGTCGCTGTTCACCCTGACCCGCACCATCGCCGTCGACACGACCGACCCGACGTCGGTGGCGGCGGGAATCGACTGGTGGACGGAGCTGACGGCGGCGGGCGGCGAGGGCATGGTGGTCAAGCCCGCCGCGAACCACGTGCCGAAGGCGCTGCCGGGGGTGAAGGTGCGCGGGCGGGAGTACCTGCGGATCATCTACGGCCCGGACTACACCGAACCGTCGAACCTGTCGCGGCTGCGCGACCGCAAGCTCAACCACAAGCGCTCCCTGGCGATGCGCGAGTACGCGCTGGGCCTGGAAGGCTTGGCACGGCTGACCCGCGGCGAGCCGCTGTGGCGGGTGCACGAGTGCGTGTTCGCGGTGCTCGCGCTGGAATCGGAACCGGTGGACCCACGACTGTGA
- a CDS encoding VOC family protein, protein MASTTNITPCLWFNMTGQEAAEFYCSVFPNSKITETTYYGPDMPVAEGEVLTVAFELDGVAFTALNAGPEFTFSEAVSFQVTCQDQAEVDHYWTALSAGGEEGPCGWLKDRFGLSWQVVPTRLLELTSDPDPARAARATQAMMQMKKIDIAELERAADG, encoded by the coding sequence ATGGCGTCGACGACGAACATCACCCCGTGCCTCTGGTTCAACATGACGGGCCAGGAGGCCGCCGAGTTCTACTGCTCGGTCTTCCCCAACTCCAAGATCACCGAGACCACCTACTACGGACCGGACATGCCCGTCGCCGAAGGTGAGGTCCTGACGGTCGCCTTCGAGCTCGACGGCGTCGCGTTCACCGCCCTGAACGCAGGCCCGGAGTTCACCTTCTCCGAGGCGGTGTCGTTCCAGGTCACCTGCCAGGACCAGGCCGAGGTCGACCACTACTGGACCGCGCTGTCCGCGGGCGGCGAGGAAGGGCCGTGCGGCTGGTTGAAGGACAGGTTCGGCCTGTCCTGGCAGGTCGTGCCGACCCGGCTCCTCGAACTCACCAGCGACCCGGACCCGGCCCGCGCCGCCCGCGCCACCCAGGCGATGATGCAGATGAAGAAGATCGACATAGCCGAACTGGAACGCGCCGCCGACGGCTGA
- a CDS encoding DNA polymerase beta superfamily protein, translating to MNLVLSAVMGSHAYGLATASSDEDRRGVFVAPTESFWRLEKPPSSVDGPAAEQVSWEVEHFCLLGLRGNPTALELLVSELVEVCTPIGTELRDLLPAFLSQRVSTSYERATAQQFARATRATDPNWKQVMHALRLLLVCRTLLTTGELRIDMRPERDRLLSVRAGEVPLAECLRWSEALRADIARAEGPLPVEPDTRRVEDWLVSVRRRSLHADHGS from the coding sequence GTGAACCTGGTCTTGTCCGCGGTCATGGGCTCCCACGCCTACGGCCTGGCCACGGCGTCCTCCGACGAGGACCGCCGCGGCGTCTTCGTCGCACCCACGGAGTCCTTCTGGCGACTGGAGAAACCTCCGTCCAGTGTGGACGGACCGGCCGCGGAACAGGTGAGCTGGGAGGTCGAACACTTCTGCCTGCTCGGCCTGCGCGGGAACCCGACGGCGTTGGAACTGCTGGTGAGCGAGTTGGTGGAGGTGTGCACGCCGATCGGGACCGAGCTGCGGGACCTGCTGCCCGCGTTCCTGTCCCAGCGGGTCAGCACGAGCTACGAGCGCGCCACGGCCCAGCAGTTCGCGCGGGCGACCCGGGCGACGGACCCGAACTGGAAGCAGGTCATGCACGCCCTGCGCCTGCTGCTGGTCTGCCGAACCCTGCTCACCACCGGCGAACTGCGCATCGACATGCGCCCGGAACGGGATCGACTGCTGTCGGTGCGGGCCGGGGAGGTGCCGTTGGCGGAGTGTTTGCGCTGGTCGGAAGCTTTGCGCGCGGACATCGCCCGCGCGGAGGGCCCGCTGCCGGTCGAGCCGGACACGCGCCGGGTCGAGGACTGGCTGGTCTCGGTACGAAGGAGGTCGCTGCATGCCGATCACGGTTCCTGA
- a CDS encoding 3' terminal RNA ribose 2'-O-methyltransferase Hen1, translating into MLMTLTTTMTPATDLGYLLFKHPDKAQAFSVSSGTAHVFYPRADEDECTAALLLDVDPIALVRGRKNDAFTLGQYVNDRPYAAGSLLAVALSSVFKTAMNGRCDPRPELVERAIPLHVRIPAAPCSGGPALAERLFAPLGWRVDARAVPLDPEFPDWGDSRYLDLRIDSELRLADALRHLYVLLPVMDGAKHYWVAEDEIEKLLRAGDGWLATHPERELISQRYLAHRRSLVRTAMAQLAELDGAEAEALDNALAEPTLTEPLAAVRRRAVVEALHRVRAHRVLDLGCGGGALLRDLLADPTFTEIVGCDVSAAALDAAERRLNLDRLSDRVRDRIELRQSSVTYTDPALAGYDAAVLMEVVEHVDPSRLPALEQAVFGTAKPRHVIVTTPNVEYNVLYPTLPEGKFRHPDHRFEWTRAQFQDWADGVAARRGYTVRYVPVGSLDETHGSPTQLALFSRKEA; encoded by the coding sequence GTGCTGATGACCCTGACGACCACTATGACCCCCGCGACCGACCTCGGGTACCTGCTGTTCAAGCATCCCGACAAGGCGCAAGCGTTCAGCGTGTCGTCCGGCACCGCCCATGTCTTCTACCCGCGCGCCGACGAGGACGAGTGCACCGCGGCGCTGCTGCTCGACGTCGACCCGATCGCGCTGGTGCGTGGCCGCAAGAACGACGCGTTCACCCTGGGCCAGTACGTCAACGACCGTCCGTACGCGGCCGGGTCGCTGCTCGCGGTCGCGCTGTCGAGTGTCTTCAAGACCGCGATGAACGGCCGCTGCGACCCGCGGCCGGAGTTGGTCGAGCGGGCCATCCCGCTGCACGTCCGGATCCCGGCCGCGCCATGTTCTGGGGGCCCGGCGCTGGCGGAGCGGCTGTTCGCGCCGCTGGGCTGGCGGGTCGACGCGCGAGCGGTCCCGCTCGACCCGGAGTTCCCCGACTGGGGCGACTCGCGCTACCTCGACCTGCGGATCGATAGCGAGTTGCGGCTGGCCGACGCGCTGCGTCACCTGTATGTGCTGCTGCCGGTGATGGACGGCGCCAAGCACTACTGGGTGGCCGAGGACGAGATCGAGAAGCTGCTGCGCGCGGGCGACGGCTGGCTGGCCACCCACCCCGAGCGGGAGCTGATCAGCCAGCGCTATCTCGCGCACCGGAGGTCCCTGGTCCGCACGGCCATGGCCCAGCTCGCCGAGTTGGACGGCGCCGAGGCAGAAGCGCTCGACAACGCCCTCGCCGAGCCGACCCTCACCGAGCCGCTGGCCGCCGTCCGCCGCCGCGCGGTGGTCGAGGCGCTGCACCGGGTCCGGGCGCACCGCGTGCTCGACCTGGGCTGCGGCGGCGGCGCGCTGCTGCGCGACCTGCTGGCCGATCCGACGTTCACCGAGATCGTCGGCTGTGACGTCTCCGCCGCCGCCCTCGACGCCGCCGAGCGCAGGCTGAACCTTGACCGCCTCTCCGACCGGGTGCGCGACCGCATCGAGTTGCGCCAGTCCTCGGTCACCTACACCGACCCGGCGCTGGCGGGCTACGACGCGGCCGTGCTGATGGAGGTCGTCGAGCACGTCGACCCGAGCAGGCTGCCCGCGCTGGAGCAGGCCGTGTTCGGCACCGCGAAGCCGCGCCACGTCATCGTCACCACGCCGAACGTGGAGTACAACGTCCTCTACCCGACCCTGCCCGAAGGCAAATTCCGCCATCCGGACCACCGCTTCGAGTGGACCCGCGCGCAGTTCCAGGACTGGGCCGACGGCGTGGCGGCCCGACGCGGCTACACCGTCCGATACGTCCCGGTCGGCTCGCTCGACGAGACGCACGGCTCCCCCACCCAGCTCGCCCTGTTCTCCCGGAAGGAGGCCTGA
- a CDS encoding thioredoxin domain-containing protein — translation MANRLHHSTSPYLLQHADNPVDWWEWGQEAFAEAARRDVPILLSVGYAACHWCHVMAHESFEDAETAALMNEYFVNVKVDREERPDVDAVYMTATQAMTGHGGWPMTCFLTPEGEPFHCGTYFPPTPRHGMPSFRQLLTAVHQAWASDDTEVREAASRIVAELGKQAAPLAVSTVDESVLAGAAASLLGDYDRVNGGFGTAPKFPPTMVLEFLLRHHERTGSVEALSIVEGSVRAMADGGLNDQLAGGFARYSVDAGWVVPHFEKMLYDNALLLRHVAHLARRTGVDRYREVAAETAGFLVRDLGTAEGGFASSLDADTDGVEGLTYVWTPTELATVLGEDDGAWAAELLGVTAAGTFEHGASTLRFQREVDDRERWTRIKAALLAARDTRPQPGRDDKVVTAWNGLAISALAEAGAALGEPGWIAAAERAAELVLGLHLVDGRLRRTSRAGAVGTAAGVLEDYGCLADGLLALHQATGAVRWLDAACGLLDTALAHFADPAVPGAYHDTADDADALVWRPADPGDNASPSGASALAGALVQGSALAGADRADAYRTAAEDAVARAGILAARAPRFAGHWLTVAEALAHGPLQVAIVGPEAARAELVATALRHAPGGAVILAGEPDSAPLLDQRPLVDGLPAAYMCRGYLCDRPRTDPNDLATALR, via the coding sequence ATGGCGAACCGGCTCCACCACTCCACCAGCCCGTACCTGCTGCAGCACGCCGACAACCCGGTCGACTGGTGGGAGTGGGGCCAGGAGGCCTTCGCCGAGGCCGCGCGCCGGGACGTGCCGATCCTGCTGTCGGTCGGCTACGCGGCCTGCCACTGGTGTCACGTGATGGCCCACGAGTCTTTCGAGGACGCCGAGACGGCCGCGCTGATGAACGAGTACTTCGTCAACGTCAAGGTCGACCGGGAGGAGCGCCCGGACGTCGACGCCGTCTACATGACCGCCACCCAGGCGATGACCGGGCACGGCGGCTGGCCGATGACCTGCTTCCTGACCCCGGAGGGTGAGCCGTTCCACTGCGGCACCTACTTCCCGCCGACGCCCCGGCACGGGATGCCATCGTTCCGCCAGCTGCTCACCGCGGTGCACCAGGCGTGGGCGTCCGATGACACCGAGGTGCGGGAGGCGGCGTCGCGGATCGTCGCGGAACTGGGCAAGCAGGCCGCGCCGCTTGCTGTGTCCACTGTGGATGAATCGGTGCTGGCCGGGGCGGCGGCCTCGCTGCTGGGGGACTACGACCGGGTGAACGGCGGCTTCGGTACGGCGCCCAAGTTCCCGCCGACGATGGTGCTGGAGTTCCTGCTGCGCCACCACGAGCGGACCGGGTCGGTCGAAGCGTTGTCCATTGTGGAGGGTTCGGTCCGGGCGATGGCGGACGGCGGGCTCAACGATCAGCTCGCGGGCGGCTTCGCCCGCTACAGCGTGGACGCGGGCTGGGTGGTGCCGCACTTCGAGAAGATGCTGTACGACAACGCTCTGCTGCTGCGGCACGTCGCCCACCTGGCCCGCCGGACCGGCGTTGACCGGTACCGGGAGGTGGCCGCGGAGACGGCTGGGTTCCTGGTGCGGGACCTGGGGACCGCCGAAGGCGGGTTCGCTTCGTCGCTGGACGCCGACACCGACGGGGTCGAGGGGCTCACCTACGTGTGGACGCCCACCGAACTGGCCACGGTGCTGGGAGAAGACGACGGGGCCTGGGCGGCGGAACTGCTGGGTGTGACGGCGGCGGGGACGTTCGAGCACGGCGCGTCCACGCTGCGGTTCCAGCGCGAGGTCGACGACCGGGAGCGCTGGACCCGGATCAAGGCGGCGCTGCTGGCCGCTCGTGACACCAGGCCGCAGCCGGGGCGTGACGACAAGGTCGTCACGGCGTGGAACGGCCTGGCGATCAGCGCCCTGGCCGAGGCGGGCGCCGCGCTGGGCGAGCCTGGCTGGATCGCCGCGGCTGAACGGGCCGCGGAACTGGTGCTCGGCCTGCACCTTGTTGACGGCAGGCTGCGTCGGACCTCGCGGGCCGGGGCCGTCGGCACGGCGGCGGGCGTCCTGGAGGACTACGGCTGCCTGGCCGACGGTCTGCTCGCCCTGCACCAGGCCACCGGCGCGGTGCGCTGGCTCGACGCCGCGTGCGGCCTGCTCGACACGGCGTTGGCCCACTTCGCCGACCCCGCCGTCCCCGGCGCCTATCACGACACCGCCGACGACGCTGACGCGTTGGTCTGGCGGCCCGCCGACCCCGGCGACAACGCCTCGCCGTCGGGCGCCTCCGCGCTCGCGGGCGCACTGGTGCAGGGCTCGGCTCTGGCGGGCGCGGACCGTGCCGACGCGTACCGCACCGCCGCCGAGGACGCGGTGGCCCGCGCGGGCATCCTGGCCGCCCGCGCGCCCAGGTTCGCGGGCCACTGGCTGACGGTGGCCGAGGCGCTGGCGCACGGTCCGTTGCAGGTCGCGATCGTCGGCCCCGAGGCCGCGCGCGCCGAACTCGTGGCGACCGCGCTGCGGCACGCGCCGGGCGGGGCGGTCATCCTCGCGGGCGAGCCCGACAGCGCGCCTTTGCTCGACCAGCGCCCTCTGGTCGACGGCCTGCCCGCGGCCTATATGTGCCGCGGCTATCTCTGCGATCGCCCTCGCACCGACCCGAACGACCTGGCGACAGCGCTCCGCTGA
- the greA gene encoding transcription elongation factor GreA, whose translation MTVSDTQVTWLTQEAYNRLKHELDELIENRPVIAQKINTSREEGDLKENGGYHAAREEQGQQEARIRHLQELLRGAKVGEAPTVDGVAQPGMVLTVRYGDDDEEQFLLATREEGGEGGLEVYSPESPLGRALLGAKEGETREYALPNGKTQKVTLTKAVPYSG comes from the coding sequence GTGACCGTGAGCGACACCCAGGTGACCTGGTTGACCCAGGAGGCCTACAACCGGCTCAAGCACGAGCTCGACGAGCTGATTGAGAACCGCCCGGTCATCGCGCAGAAGATCAACACCAGCCGCGAGGAAGGTGACCTCAAGGAGAACGGGGGTTACCACGCCGCCCGCGAGGAGCAGGGCCAGCAGGAGGCTCGGATCCGCCACCTGCAGGAACTGCTACGCGGCGCCAAGGTCGGCGAGGCGCCGACCGTCGACGGCGTCGCCCAGCCGGGCATGGTGTTGACGGTCCGCTATGGGGACGACGATGAGGAGCAGTTCCTGCTCGCCACTCGGGAAGAGGGCGGCGAGGGCGGGCTGGAGGTCTACTCGCCGGAGTCCCCGCTGGGTCGCGCCTTGCTAGGTGCCAAGGAAGGCGAGACCCGGGAGTACGCCCTGCCCAACGGCAAGACCCAGAAGGTCACGCTGACGAAGGCGGTTCCGTACAGCGGCTGA
- a CDS encoding DUF4307 domain-containing protein, with product MTVAGRALPEGRYGKPPARRSRRATTLMIAAGLAVGGVVAYLAYQNLGTAPIEAERTSFSNLPGNQMQLVFDVTRETPDRAAVCIVRTRSLDGGEGGRKEVYIAPGPDRVRVTTVIVSSTEPVTADIFGCSYQVPEYLSTTQPPTG from the coding sequence ATGACCGTGGCCGGTCGCGCGCTACCAGAGGGCCGCTACGGGAAACCACCGGCCCGCAGGTCCCGGCGTGCCACGACGCTGATGATCGCCGCGGGCCTCGCCGTGGGTGGCGTGGTCGCGTACCTGGCTTACCAGAACCTCGGCACGGCGCCGATCGAGGCCGAGCGGACGTCGTTCAGCAACCTGCCCGGCAACCAGATGCAGCTGGTGTTCGACGTGACCCGCGAGACCCCAGACCGGGCCGCGGTGTGCATCGTGCGTACCCGCTCGCTCGACGGCGGCGAAGGCGGGCGCAAAGAGGTCTACATCGCCCCCGGTCCCGACCGCGTCCGGGTGACGACGGTCATCGTGAGTTCCACCGAACCGGTGACGGCCGACATCTTCGGATGCTCCTACCAGGTGCCGGAATACCTGTCCACCACACAGCCGCCAACGGGGTGA